A section of the Larus michahellis chromosome 1, bLarMic1.1, whole genome shotgun sequence genome encodes:
- the TCF20 gene encoding transcription factor 20 isoform X3 — MQSFREQSSYHGNQQSYPQEVHGSSRLEEFSPRQQAQMFQSFGGGAGSGRRGATGASTAMPGESSGHQSYQGFRKEAGEFYYMAANKDTVASGGQQPPQRRPSGPVQSYGPPQGSSFGSQYGSEGHVGQFQTQHSTLGGVSHYQQDYTGPFSPGSAQYQQQASSQQQQVQQLRQQIYQSHQPLPQASSQSASSTSHMQPMQRPSTLPSSASGYQLRVGQFSQHYQPPSSSSSSSFPSPQRFGQSGQNYDGSYSVNSGSQYEGHAVGSNAQAYGTQSNYSFQTQPMKSFEQSKLPQSGQQGQQQQHPPQHVMQYSNAATKLSLQSQVGQYSQTEVPVRSPMQFHQNFSPISNPSPAASVVQSPSCSSTPSPLMPGGENLQCGQGNMSMGSRNRILQMMPQLSPTPSMMPSPNAHAGGFKGFGLEGLQEKRLTDPGLSSLSALSSQVANLPNTVQHMLLSDALAPQKKSSKRSSSSKKADSCTNSEGSSQAEEQLKSPLAESLDGGCSSSSEDHGERVRQLSGQSTSSDTTYKGGNLERSNSSPAQGAQNEPSKLSSSPAAREDVASPDGKEAVVAVENAPKVNEKAVGVIVSREAMTGRVEKSGAQDKPAQDDASTAAQAPASASGAKETGHVGTQPENQGGSKGSKSGDNTNHNGEGNSQSGHAVVGPNFPARTEPSKSPGSLRYSYKDNIAAGIQRNIGGFPQYPSGQEKGDFPGHSERKGRNEKFPSLLQEVLQGYHHHPDRRYSRNAQEHSGMAGSLEGAMRPNILISQTNELTNRGLLNKSMGSLLEGPHWGPWDRKSSSAAPDMKQINLADYPIARKFDVESQSSAHEGGALSERRSVICDISPLRQLVRDPGPHPMGHMGPEARSGRSERLAPGLSQSVILPGGLVAMETKMKAHSGQIKEEDFEQSKSSASLNNKKTGDHCHPAGIKHESFRGNASPGAAVSDAAPDYIPQQDSRSTQMRRGPGRTGSSRGKSPSQFQDLADKLKMSPGRSRGPGADLHHMNPHMTLSERVNRGSLHSAYPQNSEGPSLASAYHTNARPHAFGDPNQSLNSQYHYKRQIYQQQQEEYKDWASSTAQGVIAAAQHRQEGARKSPRQQQFLERVRSPLKNDKDGMMYLQGSSYHDTGSQDAGRCVMGSDSTQSKCTELKHSNQKLQHHESGWDLSRQTSPAKSSGPLGAANQKRFCAQESDGHRREESTDLPKPSNAMLRLPGQEDQSPQNPLIMRRRVRSFISPIPTKRQPQDMKNSGSEDKGRLMTSAKEGADKTYNSYAHSSQSQDVGKSVGKGDSFKDLPSPDNRNCPAVSLTSPAKTKILPPRKGRGLKLEAIVQKITSPNIRRSVSANSAETGADTVTLDDILSLKSGPEGGNVAGHGPEAEKRKGEMSDQVGPASQDTTAEITLPRSSEEWQGSEDDKTKKEVPETASVGKEGAGSSAAAPPPQKSGGQGRSDGSVSGAGTLTFSDSKTISPSSVFTSEPNPKSEEKDGDVTNISPKPDGFPPKGYFPSGKKKGRPIGSVNKQKKQQQQQQQQQQQQLPPPPPPPPVPSQSSEGVGGGEPKPKRQRRERRKPAAQPRKRKPRRAAPIVEPQEPEIKLKYATQSVDKTDSKNKSFFPYIHVVNKCELGAVCTIINAEEEEQNKLVRGRKGQRSSTPPPSNAESKVLPTSTFMLQGPVVTESSVLGHLVCCLCGKWASYRNMGDLFGPFYPQDYAATLPKNPPPKRATEMQSKVKVRHKSASNGSKTDTEEEEEQQQQKEQRSLAAHPRFKRRHRSEDCSGASRSLSRGASCKKATTDSGSGGEKTPLDSKPSMPTSEGGTELELQIPELPLDSNEFWVHEGCILWANGIYLVCGRLYGLQEAVEIAREMKCSHCQEPGATLGCYNKGCSFRYHYPCAIDADCLLNEENFSVRCPKHKVRLLR; from the exons ATGCAGTCCTTTCGGGAGCAAAGTAGTTACCACGGAAACCAGCAGAGCTACCCGCAGGAAGTGCACGGTTCATCCCGACTGGAAGAGTTCAGCCCCCGCCAGCAGGCCCAGATGTTCCAGAGCTTTGGAGGAGGTGCTGGCAGTGGACGTCGTGGAGCAACAGGAGCCTCTACAGCAATGCCTGGTGAGAGCTCTGGCCATCAGAGCTACCAAGGTTTCAGAAAAGAAGCAGGAGAGTTTTACTATATGGCTGCCAACAAAGATACAGTGGCGTCAGGAGGGCAGCAGCCACCTCAGCGCAGGCCTTCTGGACCAGTACAGAGCTATGGGCCCCCTCAAGGGAGTAGCTTTGGGAGTCAGTATGGGAGTGAGGGACATGTGGGCCAGTTTCAAACACAGCACTCGACCCTTGGGGGTGTATCCCACTATCAACAGGATTATACTGGTCCTTTTTCTCCAGGGAGTGCCCAGTATCAGCAGCAGGCTTCtagccagcagcagcaggtgcaGCAGCTGAGACAGCAGATCTATCAATCTCATCAGCCTTTACCCCAGGCTTCCAGCCAGTCTGCTTCTAGCACCTCACACATGCAGCCAATGCAACGTCCATCCACCCTGCCTTCCTCTGCTTCTGGGTACCAGTTACGAGTGGGTCAGTTCAGCCAACACTATCAGCCACCTTCgtcgtcgtcctcctcctctttcccctccccacagcGTTTTGGCCAGTCAGGACAGAATTATGATGGAAGCTACAGTGTGAATTCTGGGTCGCAGTATGAAGGCCATGCTGTGGGTTCCAATGCACAGGCATATGGGACTCAGTCAAACTACAGCTTTCAGACACAACCAATGAAAAGCTTTGAGCAGTCTAAGCTGCCCCAAAGCgggcagcaggggcagcagcaacagcacccACCTCAGCACGTAATGCAGTATTCAAATGCCGCCACCAAGCTCTCTCTTCAAAGTCAAGTGGGACAGTACAGCCAGACTGAAGTTCCTGTAAGGTCACCGATGCAGTTCCACCAAAACTTCAGTCCAATCTCTAATCCATCTCCTGCTGCATCTGTGGTTCAGTCTCCAAGCTGCAGCTCTACCCCTTCTCCACTCATGCCAGGTGGAGAAAATCTCCAGTGTGGGCAAGGCAACATGTCCATGGGTTCTAGAAACCGAATCCTACAGATGATGCCTCAGCTTAGTCCTACACCATCTATGATGCCAAGCCCCAATGCTCACGCAGGGGGGTTTAAGGGATTTGGGCTGGAAGGACTGCAGGAAAAAAGGCTCACAGATCCAGGGCTGAGCAGCCTGAGTGCTCTAAGTTCTCAAGTAGCCAATCTGCCCAACACAGTTCAGCACATGTTGCTCTCGGATGCCTTGGCACCTCAGAAAAAAAGTTCCAAAAGGTCGTCCTCTTCAAAGAAGGCCGACAGCTGCACCAACTCAGAAGGCTCCTCCCAGGCAGAGGAGCAACTCAAATCTCCCCTGGCAGAGTCCCTTGATGGTGGCTGTTCCAGTAGTTCAGAGGATCATGGGGAAAGGGTGAGACAACTGAGCGGCCAGAGCACCAGCTCAGATACCACTTACAAAGGGGGTAACTTAGAGAGATCCAACTCCTCACCAGCACAAGGCGCTCAGAATGAGCCATCAAAActcagcagcagccctgcagctaGGGAGGATGTGGCCTCCCCTGATGGAAAGGAAGCAGTGGTGGCTGTGGAAAATGCTCCAAAAGTGAATGAAAAGGCAGTTGGGGTGATTGTCTCCCGGGAAGCCATGACAGGAAGAGTAGAAAAGTCAGGTGCCCAAGATAAACCTGCACAAGATGATGCTTCCACAGCCGCTCAGGCACCTGCTAGTGCTAGTGGAGCAAAAGAAACTGGGCATGTAGGGACACAGCCAGAAAATCAAGGAGGAAGTAAAGGGAGCAAAAGCGGAGATAACACTAACCATAATGGAGAGGGGAATAGCCAGTCTGGTCATGCAGTTGTTGGGCCAAATTTTCCTGCAAGAACAGAACCTTCCAAATCTCCCGGTAGTTTAAGATACAGTTACAAGGATAATATAGCAGCTGGTATACAGAGAAATATTGGTGGCTTTCCACAGTATCCTTCTGGTCAAGAAAAAGGGGATTTTCCAGGGCACAGTGAGCGCAAAGGTCGGAATGAGAAGTTTCCTAGCCTCCTACAGGAGGTCTTGCAGGGGTACCACCATCATCCAGACAGGAGGTATTCAAGGAACGCACAGGAGCATTCTGGGATGGCTGGGAGTTTGGAGGGAGCCATGAGGCCCAATATCTTAATTAGTCAAACCAATGAATTGACCAATAGGGGCCTCTTAAATAAAAGCATGGGGTCTCTCCTGGAAGGCCCTCACTGGGGTCCCTGGGATAGGAAGTCTAGCAGCGCAGCTCCTGACATGAAGCAGATAAATCTAGCTGATTACCCTATTGCTAGAAAGTTTGATGTGGAGTCTCAGTCTTCTGCCCATGAAGGGGGAGCGCTCTCAGAGAGGAGATCAGTGATCTGCGACATATCTCCATTAAGGCAACTTGTCAGAGATCCTGGCCCTCACCCAATGGGGCATATGGGTCCTGAGGCCAGAAGTGGAAGGAGTGAACGTCTTGCCCCTGGCTTGAGCCAGTCAGTAATACTCCCTGGTGGTTTAGTAGCCATGGAAACAAAGATGAAAGCTCACAGTGggcaaataaaagaagaagattTTGAACAGTCAAAGAGCTCAGCTAGTCTCAATAATAAAAAAACGGGAGACCATTGTCATCCTGCTGGCATCAAGCATGAATCTTTCCGAGGCAACGCTAGCCCTGGAGCTGCAGTCTCCGATGCTGCTCCAGACTACATTCCCCAGCAGGACAGCAGATCAACACAGATGAGACGAGGACCTGGCAGAACTGGAAGCAGCAGGGGTAAATCACCTTCTCAATTTCAGGATCTTGCTGATAAGCTGAAAATGTCACCAGGCAGAAGCAGAGGCCCAGGGGCAGACCTGCATCACATGAACCCACACATGACACTATCTGAAAGAGTTAACAGGGGTTCCTTGCATTCTGCTTACCCTCAGAATTCAGAAGGCCCGTCTTTAGCTTCAGCATATCACACAAATGCTAGGCCTCATGCTTTTGGTGACCCTAACCAGAGTTTAAATTCCCAGTATCATTACAAGAGACAGATATaccagcaacagcaagaagaataCAAAGATTGGGCAAGCAGCACTGCTCAGGGTGTGATTGCtgcagctcagcacaggcaggaagGAGCAAGGAAGAGCCCGAGACAACAGCAGTTTCTGGAAAGAGTAAGAAGTCCCTTAAAAAATGACAAGGATGGAATGATGTACCTTCAAGGTAGCTCTTACCACGATACTGGAAGCCAGGACGCTGGGCGCTGTGTTATGGGGAGTGACAGTACTCAGAGCAAATGCACTgaactgaaacacagcaaccagaAGTTGCAGCATCACGAATCTGGTTGGGACCTCTCTCGGCAAACTTCTCCTGCCAAAAGCAGTGGCCCTCTCGGAGCAGCCAACCAAAAAAGATTTTGCGCTCAAGAAAGCGATGGACATCGTCGGGAAGAATCTACAGATTTGCCCAAGCCTAGTAATGCCATGCTCAGGCTCCCTGGCCAGGAAGACCAGTCTCCTCAAAATCCATTAATTATGAGGAGGAGAGTCCGTTCTTTCATCTCGCCTATCCCTACCAAAAGACAGCCGCAAGATATGAAGAACAGTGGCAGTGAAGATAAAGGGCGACTGATGACTTCAGCAAAAGAAGGAGCTGATAAAACATACAACTCCTATGCCCATTCATCTCAAAGCCAAGATGTTGGCAAGTCAGTTGGAAAGGGAGATTCCTTCAAGGACCTGCCAAGTCCTGATAATAGGAATTGCCCTGCTGTTTCCCTCACAAGTCCGGCTAAGACCAAAATATTGCCCCCAAGAAAGGGGCGAGGATTAAAACTGGAAGCTATTGTTCAAAAAATTACATCTCCCAATATTAGGAGAAGTGTTTCTGCCAACAGTGCTGAAACTGGTGCAGATACCGTCACTCtcgatgacatcctgtcccttaAAAGTGGACCTGAAGGAGGAAATGTAGCTGGACATGGACCAGAGGctgagaagagaaaaggagagatgtCAGATCAAGTCGGGCCAGCAAGCCAGGATACAACTGCTGAAATAACTCTTCCAAGATCTTCAGAAGAGTGGCAAGGCAGTGAGGatgataaaacaaagaaagaggTCCCTGAAACTGCCAGTGTTGGTAAAGAAGGAGCAGGATCCAgtgcagcagcaccaccacctcAGAAGTCAGGTGGTCAGGGAAGGTCTGATGGATCTGTAAGCGGAGCTGGAACTCTGACCTTTTCCGACTCAAAAACAATTTCCCCTTCCAGTGTGTTTACTTCTGAACCAAATCCAAAGTCTGAGGAAAAAGATGGAGATGTGACAAACATTTCACCCAAGCCAGATGGTTTCCCTCCAAAGGGATATTTTccctctggaaagaaaaaggggaggccAATTGGGAGCgtgaacaagcagaaaaagcagcagcagcaacaacagcagcaacagcagcagcaactgccacctcccccaccacccccaccagtACCTTCCCAGTCTTCAGAAGGGGTAGGTGGGGGTGAGCCAAAGCCGAAGAGGCAAAGGAGGGAGAGGCGAAAACCTGCAGCACAGCCACGGAAGCGGAAGCCTAGACGGGCTGCTCCAATTGTGGAGCCTCAAGAACCAGAGATCAAGCTTAAATATGCTACTCAGTCTGTAGATAAAACTGACTCCAAGAATAAGTCCTTTTTCCCTTATATTCATGTGGTAAACAAGTGTGAATTAGGCGCTGTGTGCACAATCATTAATgcggaggaagaggagcagaacaAATTGGTGAGGGGTCGGAAAGGACAGAGGTCTTCAACACCCCCTCCTAGCAATGCGGAGAGCAAAGTGCTGCCGACCTCAACTTTCATGCTGCAGGGCCCTGTAGTAACAGAGTCTTCTGTCTTAGGGCATCTGGTTTGCTGCCTGTGTGGCAAATGGGCCAGCTATCGTAATATGGGTGACCTCTTTGGTCCTTTCTACCCCCAGGATTATGCAGCCACCTTGCCCAAGAACCCGCCTCCAAAGAGGGCCACGGAAATGCAGAGCAAGGTCAAGGTACGGCACAAAAGTGCTTCTAATGGTTCTAAGACAGatacagaagaggaggaggaacagcaacAACAGAAGGAACAAAGAAGCCTAGCTGCTCATCCCCGGTTTAAGAGGCGGCACCGCTCTGAGGACTGTAGTGGAGCCTCTCGGTCACTTTCAAGGGGAGCTTCTTGTAAAAAAGCAACCActgacagtggcagtggtggtgaAAAGACTCCTTTGGACTCAAAACCCTCTATGCCCACTTCAGAAGGTGGCACTGAGCTGGAGTTACAAATTCCTGAACTACCTCTTGACAGCAATGAATTTTGGGTCCATGAGGGTTGTATTCTCTGGGCCAATGGGATCTACCTGGTCTGTGGCAGGCTCTATGGGCTGCAGGAAGCTGTGGAGATTGCAAGAGAGATG AAATGTTCCCATTGCCAGGAACCGGGAGCCACCTTAGGCTGCTACAACAAAGGCTGCTCCTTCCGATACCATTACCCATGTGCCATCGATGCAG ATTGTTTACTAAACGAAGAGAATTTCTCAGTGAGGTGCCCCAAGCACAAG gttaGGCTGTTGAGATAA